The Prosthecomicrobium sp. N25 genome contains a region encoding:
- a CDS encoding GFA family protein, with protein sequence MTDTTAIHEGGCLCGAVRWRAVGPFRDFTACHCTQCRRTSGHFVAMSSVPLDSFTITREDGLAWFQSSSIATRGFCRICGGNLFWKPTAEARISIAGGSFDGPTGLSIAKNIYCADKGDYYEIPPGAPCHPESD encoded by the coding sequence ATGACCGACACGACGGCGATTCACGAGGGCGGCTGCCTGTGCGGGGCGGTGCGATGGCGGGCGGTCGGGCCCTTCCGCGACTTCACCGCCTGTCACTGCACGCAGTGCCGGAGGACGAGCGGCCATTTCGTCGCCATGAGCTCGGTGCCGCTCGACAGCTTCACGATCACGCGGGAAGACGGGCTCGCCTGGTTCCAGTCCTCGTCGATCGCGACCCGGGGCTTCTGCCGGATCTGCGGCGGCAACCTGTTCTGGAAGCCGACCGCCGAAGCCCGCATCTCCATCGCGGGCGGCTCCTTCGACGGACCGACCGGCCTCTCCATCGCCAAGAACATCTACTGCGCCGACAAGGGGGACTATTACGAGATCCCGCCGGGGGCGCCCTGCCATCCGGAGTCCGATTGA
- a CDS encoding LysR substrate-binding domain-containing protein has product MDRRWLPLNALRAFEAAGRHRSFTAAAQSLLVTQSAVSRHVIGLEDLIGIPLFERKPHQLALTDAGRRLLPVVTRAFDRIDEALEEVRAERAGPRRSLRVALPHTFAHQLAVPILKDFRAEHPDIGIDIDSRIVSGPMERGADVAVIYSEPKVTDRVLDLLWMVRLTILCHPDVAARAEGTDLGRFLAAHDLLHVRLEDRPKTYLWEMVTRTAGCPEVKVDRGLVFDTAQMAVQYALSGEGLALVDPLLFQAEIAAGRLVRPFDLMIDDGYGYYLATDPDDLGDTAVSVFRSWLIRRFSAPPFAPERRA; this is encoded by the coding sequence ATGGACCGCCGCTGGCTTCCCCTCAACGCCCTGCGCGCCTTCGAGGCCGCCGGACGGCACCGCAGCTTCACCGCCGCGGCCCAGTCGCTGCTGGTCACCCAGTCCGCCGTCAGCCGCCACGTGATCGGGCTCGAGGACCTGATCGGCATCCCGCTCTTCGAGCGCAAGCCGCACCAACTCGCCCTGACGGACGCCGGTCGGCGGCTCCTCCCCGTGGTCACCCGCGCCTTCGACCGCATCGACGAGGCGCTCGAGGAGGTCCGTGCCGAGCGCGCCGGCCCCCGCCGGTCCCTGCGGGTCGCCCTGCCCCACACCTTCGCGCACCAGCTGGCGGTTCCCATCCTGAAGGACTTCCGTGCCGAACACCCAGACATCGGCATCGATATCGACAGCCGCATCGTCTCCGGCCCGATGGAACGCGGCGCCGACGTGGCCGTGATCTATTCCGAGCCCAAGGTCACGGATCGCGTCCTCGACCTTCTGTGGATGGTCCGCCTGACCATCCTCTGCCACCCGGACGTGGCCGCCCGCGCCGAGGGGACGGACCTGGGGCGCTTCCTCGCGGCCCACGACCTCCTCCACGTCCGCCTGGAGGACCGGCCGAAGACCTATCTCTGGGAAATGGTCACCCGCACCGCCGGGTGCCCGGAGGTGAAGGTCGACCGCGGCCTCGTCTTCGACACGGCCCAGATGGCCGTGCAATACGCCCTGTCGGGCGAAGGACTGGCGCTCGTCGACCCCCTGCTCTTCCAGGCCGAGATCGCGGCCGGACGGCTGGTCCGGCCTTTCGACCTGATGATCGACGACGGCTATGGCTACTACCTCGCCACCGATCCCGACGACCTCGGCGACACGGCCGTCTCGGTCTTCCGCAGCTGGCTGATCCGCCGCTTCTCCGCCCCGCCTTTCGCGCCCGAACGCCGCGCCTGA
- a CDS encoding cysteine-rich CWC family protein yields the protein MTEPAPDRKPRRIACSRCGAAFGCLNDGSGRCWCGEEPFRLPVPLPAEVGPFADCLCPDCIRIVASALEARGTGPEARR from the coding sequence ATGACCGAGCCCGCTCCCGACAGGAAACCGCGCCGCATCGCCTGTTCGCGCTGCGGGGCGGCGTTCGGCTGCCTCAACGACGGGTCCGGGCGCTGCTGGTGCGGGGAGGAGCCGTTCCGTCTGCCGGTGCCGCTGCCCGCGGAGGTGGGACCCTTCGCGGATTGCCTCTGTCCGGACTGCATCCGAATCGTCGCTTCCGCGTTAGAGGCCCGTGGCACCGGACCGGAGGCTCGACGATGA
- a CDS encoding methyl-accepting chemotaxis protein, translated as MSIEFGVPAMMSSLRFRIPFALVGLALASAAVMGTIGWMGARDGLEAEARSRLLQAAGARELSLDLIAERLDVDLAALTADKIIAGNLGDLDENLQPGKPDTDKVIQFFAGLPAAERAQADGAKIGAMYGVRHAKVHPAASAVKAVGGYADILLLNKDGRVVYTVVKGDDFAHDAARDLAGTGLGQLFTAMRDGPDDKASFVDFAAYAPGGEEPSAFLGRPLVRKANVAMGEAQASVRGGYVVLRLGPAIFDRVLSDRNGLGDTGQTFAVGPDGRLRSNAPLSANPTAGLPATAVGMAAEAAKLQAGSVFRFIRDGEERLAATSRTRIFGSDWMLVAEKAVSESLAAADEISRTLQIAAVAILAGTVLIGILVASGITRPILKLTAALRAIAGGKLDEEIAGRHRKDEIGEIARAVASIKDSVEAEAAWRHAENESGRAEQERARRAMTSRLAREFEEKVGSVVGTVARAAETLETEAGRMAELAQVSAKRSSTVAEASEAANTDVRSVANSTDRLLASLGGMAELIGRSGTITAQADQQAQATNTLVESLASTAAKIGSVVDIIQSIAEQTNLLALNATIEAARAGESGRGFAVVAGEVKTLAGQTAKATDEIALQIADMREATRTAVDAINKIRSVVGDIGAAVGSVSEAVTDQRHATDGIARSAQNAAQGTEIVSANIVDVRQAVVSTETAAQSVVEQARDLGREAQELQDGLRRFVEQLEAA; from the coding sequence GTGAGCATTGAATTCGGGGTGCCCGCCATGATGTCGTCGCTACGCTTCCGTATACCTTTTGCCCTCGTCGGGCTGGCGCTGGCCAGTGCCGCCGTGATGGGCACGATCGGCTGGATGGGAGCCCGGGACGGTCTCGAAGCCGAGGCCCGCAGCCGGCTCCTGCAGGCGGCGGGCGCGCGGGAGCTCAGCCTCGACCTCATCGCCGAGAGGCTCGACGTCGACCTTGCGGCGCTGACGGCGGACAAGATCATCGCGGGCAATCTGGGCGACCTCGACGAGAACCTGCAGCCCGGCAAGCCCGATACCGATAAGGTCATCCAGTTCTTCGCCGGCCTGCCGGCGGCCGAGCGCGCGCAGGCGGACGGTGCGAAAATCGGGGCCATGTACGGTGTCCGCCACGCCAAGGTGCACCCGGCGGCGTCGGCGGTGAAGGCGGTCGGCGGCTACGCAGACATCCTTCTTCTCAACAAGGACGGGCGCGTCGTCTACACGGTCGTGAAGGGCGACGACTTTGCCCATGACGCCGCGCGGGACCTGGCCGGCACCGGGCTCGGCCAGCTCTTCACCGCCATGCGCGACGGGCCGGACGACAAGGCCAGCTTCGTCGACTTCGCGGCCTACGCGCCGGGCGGCGAGGAGCCTTCCGCCTTCCTCGGCCGTCCCCTGGTGCGCAAGGCGAACGTTGCCATGGGCGAGGCTCAGGCGAGCGTGCGCGGCGGCTACGTGGTGCTCCGGCTGGGCCCGGCGATCTTCGACCGGGTGCTGTCCGACCGCAACGGTCTCGGCGATACGGGGCAGACCTTCGCGGTCGGCCCGGACGGGCGGCTGCGCAGCAACGCGCCGCTGTCCGCCAACCCGACGGCCGGCTTGCCGGCGACCGCCGTCGGCATGGCGGCGGAAGCGGCGAAGCTCCAGGCCGGTTCGGTGTTCCGGTTCATCCGCGACGGCGAGGAGCGGCTCGCCGCCACGTCGCGGACGCGGATCTTCGGCAGCGATTGGATGCTGGTGGCCGAAAAGGCGGTCTCCGAATCGCTCGCCGCCGCGGACGAGATCAGCCGGACCCTGCAGATCGCCGCCGTCGCCATCCTGGCCGGCACGGTGCTGATCGGCATCCTGGTCGCCTCGGGCATCACGCGGCCCATCCTGAAGCTCACCGCGGCCCTCCGGGCGATTGCGGGCGGCAAGCTCGACGAGGAGATCGCCGGCCGGCACCGCAAGGACGAGATCGGCGAGATCGCCCGTGCGGTCGCCAGCATCAAGGATTCCGTCGAGGCCGAGGCGGCCTGGCGGCATGCGGAGAACGAGAGCGGACGCGCGGAGCAGGAACGTGCCCGGCGGGCGATGACGTCGCGCCTCGCCCGCGAGTTCGAGGAGAAGGTCGGGTCGGTGGTGGGCACCGTCGCACGGGCCGCCGAGACCCTGGAGACGGAGGCCGGCCGCATGGCGGAGCTGGCGCAGGTCTCCGCGAAGCGCTCCAGCACCGTCGCGGAGGCCTCCGAGGCGGCCAACACGGACGTGCGCAGCGTCGCCAATTCGACGGATCGGCTGCTGGCGTCGCTCGGCGGCATGGCGGAGCTGATCGGGCGCTCCGGCACGATCACGGCCCAGGCCGACCAGCAGGCCCAGGCCACCAACACCCTGGTGGAGTCCCTCGCATCGACGGCCGCCAAGATCGGATCGGTGGTGGACATCATCCAGTCGATCGCCGAGCAGACCAACCTGCTCGCCCTCAACGCCACCATCGAGGCGGCGCGGGCGGGCGAGTCGGGCCGGGGCTTCGCGGTGGTCGCGGGCGAGGTGAAGACGCTGGCGGGCCAGACCGCCAAGGCCACGGACGAGATCGCCCTGCAGATCGCCGACATGCGCGAGGCGACCCGAACGGCGGTGGACGCCATCAATAAGATCCGCAGCGTCGTCGGCGACATCGGGGCGGCGGTCGGGTCCGTTTCGGAGGCGGTCACGGACCAGCGTCATGCCACGGACGGCATCGCCCGCTCGGCGCAGAACGCCGCACAGGGGACCGAGATCGTCTCCGCCAACATCGTCGACGTCCGCCAGGCGGTGGTGTCGACCGAGACCGCGGCCCAGTCCGTGGTCGAGCAGGCCCGGGACCTCGGCCGCGAAGCGCAGGAGCTTCAGGACGGGCTGCGCCGGTTCGTCGAGCAGCTCGAGGCCGCCTGA
- a CDS encoding type II toxin-antitoxin system HicA family toxin produces the protein MPSVETNTRRIVARLSREGWVNIGGAKHDKFVKLDRPDIQIIVPRHKDQSEGVARSIARLAGWL, from the coding sequence GTGCCCAGTGTGGAAACCAATACGCGTCGTATCGTTGCGCGCCTCTCGCGCGAGGGGTGGGTGAACATCGGCGGTGCAAAACACGACAAGTTCGTGAAACTGGACCGGCCCGACATCCAGATCATCGTGCCCAGGCACAAGGACCAATCCGAAGGTGTCGCACGATCGATCGCACGATTGGCCGGCTGGCTTTGA
- a CDS encoding mandelate racemase/muconate lactonizing enzyme family protein, protein MKITGIEITHHRLPLDPPFHASWDTRPRTRFDATIVRVTTDEGLVGVGSGDAMAGFAGHEDLFIGQDPLAIERHWRILSNIQFHVGRCWPLDLALWDLAGKIAGLPVWKLLGGLSDRVRAYASSGTLRAPAALAEAAEAYLDRGFRALKIRFHRGDWRADIAALEAVRARVGTKLDLMVDCNQGWRMSWDAYAPWSLKDALQVARELEGLGVYWMEEPLHRSDREGMRRLREMTDIRIAGGEMTRELPEFRDLIRDGCLDVVQPDAALVGGITGLRRVAAMAEAANLVFTPHTWTNGLGVVANAHLTCALADAPYLEFPFDPPEWTLPRRDFPIREPLDVDRDGWIVLSETPGLGYELDEERLTATRIG, encoded by the coding sequence ATGAAGATCACCGGCATCGAGATCACCCATCACCGGCTGCCCCTGGATCCGCCGTTCCACGCGAGCTGGGACACGCGGCCGCGCACCCGTTTCGACGCCACGATCGTCCGCGTGACCACCGACGAGGGCCTCGTCGGCGTCGGCTCGGGGGACGCGATGGCCGGGTTCGCCGGCCACGAGGATCTCTTCATCGGGCAGGACCCGCTCGCGATCGAGCGGCACTGGCGCATCCTCTCCAACATCCAGTTCCACGTCGGCCGCTGCTGGCCGCTCGACCTCGCGCTCTGGGACCTCGCCGGCAAGATCGCCGGCCTGCCGGTCTGGAAGCTGCTGGGCGGCCTCTCCGACCGCGTCCGCGCCTACGCCTCCTCGGGGACGCTGCGCGCCCCCGCAGCCCTCGCCGAGGCGGCCGAGGCCTACCTGGACCGCGGCTTCCGCGCCCTCAAGATCCGCTTCCACCGGGGCGACTGGCGCGCCGACATCGCCGCCCTGGAGGCCGTCCGCGCCCGGGTCGGCACGAAGCTCGACCTGATGGTGGACTGCAACCAGGGTTGGCGCATGTCCTGGGACGCCTATGCCCCCTGGTCGCTCAAGGACGCCCTGCAGGTCGCCCGCGAGCTGGAGGGGCTCGGCGTCTACTGGATGGAGGAACCCCTCCACCGCTCCGACCGCGAGGGCATGCGGCGCCTGCGCGAGATGACCGACATCCGCATCGCCGGCGGCGAGATGACGCGCGAACTGCCGGAGTTCCGCGACCTCATCCGCGACGGCTGCCTGGACGTGGTGCAGCCCGATGCCGCGCTCGTCGGCGGGATCACGGGGCTCCGGCGCGTCGCCGCCATGGCGGAGGCCGCCAACCTGGTCTTCACGCCGCACACCTGGACCAACGGCCTCGGCGTCGTCGCCAACGCCCACCTCACCTGCGCGCTGGCCGACGCTCCGTACCTGGAGTTCCCCTTCGACCCGCCGGAGTGGACCCTGCCGCGCCGGGATTTCCCGATCCGCGAGCCCCTCGACGTCGACCGCGACGGCTGGATCGTGTTGTCGGAGACGCCCGGCCTCGGCTACGAACTGGACGAGGAGAGACTGACGGCGACCCGGATCGGCTGA
- a CDS encoding type II toxin-antitoxin system HicB family antitoxin yields MTHYVGIIDGQKDVWGVRIPDVPGCHGGGGTPEQALSDAVSALSEIADDLARRGRSLPAARTISECASDPAIRKDMSETDAFVLVPLIFESGRPARANISMDAGLLQAIDSAAKRRGLTRSAFLASAAREKILSEV; encoded by the coding sequence ATGACTCACTATGTCGGAATCATCGACGGACAGAAGGATGTCTGGGGCGTCCGGATTCCGGACGTTCCGGGATGCCATGGCGGCGGGGGGACACCAGAGCAGGCTCTCAGCGATGCGGTGTCGGCTCTGAGCGAAATCGCTGACGACCTCGCGCGCCGAGGTCGCTCGCTTCCTGCGGCGCGGACCATTTCCGAATGTGCGTCGGACCCCGCCATTCGCAAAGATATGTCCGAGACTGACGCATTCGTGCTGGTGCCGCTGATTTTCGAGTCGGGTCGCCCCGCCCGCGCCAACATCTCCATGGACGCCGGCCTCCTGCAGGCGATCGACTCGGCGGCGAAGCGGCGGGGCCTGACGCGCTCGGCCTTCCTCGCCTCCGCGGCGCGGGAGAAGATCCTGTCGGAGGTCTGA
- a CDS encoding GcvT family protein, producing the protein MKSSARVVVIGGGVVGCSVLYHLTKRGWRDVMLIERAELTAGSTWHAAGGFHTLNGDPNVAKLQQYTVELYREIEALSGQSCGLHLTGGVMLAGTRERLDWLKMAHAKGRYLGMHTEIISAAEAKRLMPLIDETKFVGAMYDPFEGHLDPYGTTHAYAKSARIQGAEIVLRNRVVDTVQRADGTWDVVTEQGTVHAEHVVNAGGLWARECGRMIGLELPILAMEHMYLLTDDMPEVAEINAATGKEVITALDFEGEIYTRQERGGMLLGTYEKACKPWSEKTTPWDFGQDLLEPDLDRIAPSLEVGFEHFPAYARAGIRKIINGPFTFAPDGNPLVGPIKGVRNYWVACGVMAGFSQGGGVGLALSNWIVDGDPGFDVFGMDVARYGDWTTLGHTNAKVRENYARRFRIRFPNEELPAARPFRTTALYDRLVEGGAVMGDLCGLEHALWFAPSRAEARDDFSFRRSNDFPHVGAEARAVRSGVGVLEISNFAKYEIAGTSAEDFLDRLLPNRIPAVGRMVLTPMLNPAGMLIGDFTVGRLAEDRFLVFGSSLAEAYHMRWFLARAPEGVSVRSLGLELVGLQVAGPRSRDLLARLAQRDVSAAAFRFMDIARFDVGRFPATVGRVTYTGDLGYEIWVRPEHLRGLWDLVLTAGADLGIRPFGARALNALRLEKSFGSWSREYRPIYTPWEARLERFVATQKADFVGRDALLRAREAGPKRILATFAVDALDADVIGDEPIWRDGRVVGWVTSGGYAHASETSVALGYVEAAAFEAAAGYEIEIIGERRRARVLVEPLFDPAGVRMRA; encoded by the coding sequence ATGAAGTCCTCTGCCCGGGTCGTCGTCATCGGCGGTGGCGTGGTCGGCTGTTCGGTGCTCTACCACCTGACCAAGCGCGGCTGGCGCGACGTGATGCTCATCGAGCGCGCGGAGCTGACCGCGGGGTCGACCTGGCACGCCGCCGGCGGCTTCCACACGCTCAACGGCGATCCGAACGTCGCCAAGCTGCAGCAGTACACGGTCGAGCTCTACCGGGAGATCGAGGCGCTCTCCGGCCAGTCCTGCGGGCTGCACCTGACGGGCGGCGTCATGCTGGCCGGCACCCGGGAGCGGCTCGACTGGCTGAAGATGGCCCATGCCAAGGGGCGCTACCTCGGCATGCACACCGAGATCATCTCGGCCGCCGAGGCCAAGCGGCTGATGCCGCTGATCGACGAGACGAAGTTCGTCGGCGCCATGTACGACCCGTTCGAGGGCCACCTCGACCCCTACGGGACCACCCACGCCTACGCGAAATCGGCCCGGATCCAGGGCGCCGAGATCGTCCTGCGCAACCGGGTCGTCGACACGGTCCAGCGGGCGGACGGGACGTGGGACGTGGTCACCGAGCAGGGCACGGTCCATGCGGAGCACGTGGTCAACGCGGGCGGGCTCTGGGCGCGCGAATGCGGGCGGATGATCGGGCTCGAACTGCCGATCCTGGCCATGGAGCACATGTATCTTCTGACCGACGACATGCCGGAGGTGGCCGAGATCAACGCGGCGACCGGCAAGGAGGTGATCACCGCGCTCGACTTCGAGGGCGAGATCTACACGCGCCAGGAGCGCGGCGGCATGCTGCTCGGCACCTACGAGAAGGCCTGCAAGCCGTGGTCCGAGAAGACCACGCCCTGGGACTTCGGCCAGGACCTGCTGGAGCCCGACCTGGACCGGATCGCGCCCTCGCTGGAGGTCGGCTTCGAGCATTTCCCGGCCTATGCCAGGGCCGGCATCCGCAAGATCATCAATGGCCCCTTCACGTTCGCCCCGGACGGCAACCCGCTCGTCGGGCCGATCAAGGGGGTCCGCAACTACTGGGTCGCCTGCGGCGTGATGGCGGGCTTCAGTCAGGGCGGCGGCGTGGGGCTGGCGCTCTCCAACTGGATCGTCGACGGCGATCCCGGCTTCGACGTGTTCGGCATGGATGTCGCCCGCTACGGCGACTGGACGACCCTCGGCCACACCAACGCGAAGGTGCGCGAGAACTACGCCCGCCGCTTCCGCATCCGCTTCCCGAACGAGGAACTGCCCGCCGCGCGGCCGTTCCGGACCACGGCCCTGTATGACCGGCTGGTCGAGGGCGGCGCCGTCATGGGGGACCTCTGCGGCCTGGAGCATGCGCTGTGGTTCGCGCCGTCCAGGGCCGAGGCGCGCGACGACTTCTCGTTCCGACGCTCGAACGACTTCCCGCATGTGGGGGCCGAGGCGCGCGCCGTGCGGTCCGGCGTCGGTGTCCTGGAGATCTCGAACTTCGCCAAGTACGAGATCGCGGGGACGAGTGCGGAGGACTTCCTCGACCGCCTGCTGCCGAACCGGATCCCCGCGGTCGGCCGCATGGTGCTCACCCCGATGCTCAATCCGGCCGGCATGCTGATCGGCGACTTCACGGTCGGGCGGCTGGCGGAGGACCGGTTCCTGGTCTTCGGCTCGAGCCTCGCGGAGGCCTATCACATGCGCTGGTTCCTGGCGCGGGCGCCGGAGGGCGTGTCGGTCCGGAGCCTGGGGCTCGAACTGGTCGGCCTTCAGGTCGCCGGACCGCGGTCGCGCGACCTGCTCGCCCGTCTCGCACAGCGCGACGTGTCGGCCGCCGCCTTCCGGTTCATGGACATCGCCCGCTTCGACGTCGGCCGCTTCCCGGCGACCGTCGGGCGGGTCACCTACACGGGCGACCTCGGCTACGAGATCTGGGTCAGGCCGGAGCACCTGCGGGGGCTCTGGGATCTGGTCCTGACGGCCGGGGCGGACCTCGGGATCCGTCCGTTCGGCGCGCGGGCGCTCAATGCGCTGCGGCTCGAGAAGAGTTTCGGCTCCTGGTCGCGCGAATACCGGCCGATCTACACGCCTTGGGAAGCGCGGCTCGAGCGGTTCGTGGCGACCCAGAAGGCCGACTTCGTGGGCCGGGACGCGCTCCTGCGCGCGCGGGAGGCGGGGCCGAAGCGGATCCTGGCGACCTTCGCGGTCGATGCGCTCGACGCGGACGTGATCGGCGACGAGCCGATCTGGCGGGACGGGCGGGTGGTGGGCTGGGTCACGTCGGGCGGCTATGCGCATGCCAGCGAGACGTCGGTCGCGCTGGGCTACGTCGAGGCGGCCGCCTTCGAGGCGGCGGCCGGATACGAGATCGAGATCATCGGCGAGCGCCGTCGGGCCAGGGTGCTCGTCGAACCGCTGTTCGATCCGGCCGGCGTGCGAATGCGGGCCTAG
- a CDS encoding iron-containing alcohol dehydrogenase: MARWELARLPHITGGPGARDAAGPLAAALTGPGAAVLLVADPGLAATGLVDDVRASLAGAGLAVETFSDFTGDPTAAQADAAAAVARRSKAAAVVALGGGSALDLGKAVAAIATDTAPAVAYQLCERDFPAATLARIAIPTTSGTGSEATRTAILTRADKAKVWLWGDALKPHEIILDPETTLSLPPALTAQTGIDALVHALEAATNANATPANRLYAHEAIRLAARHLEPAVADGANLEARAGLQRAAWLAGIAIDNGGTAVAHTIGHALASLRPLHHGRSVALGMIATLDWNIVDDDGRFDAAARAMGLGAARDLPAAFERLTRGIGIRVSLAEEFAGIAPETLSAQMARPENAAMRHSNRRRIEDADLLVFAERVLTQA; encoded by the coding sequence ATGGCCCGCTGGGAACTCGCCCGACTGCCCCACATCACCGGCGGCCCCGGCGCCCGTGACGCCGCCGGGCCACTGGCCGCCGCGCTGACCGGGCCCGGCGCCGCCGTCCTGCTCGTCGCCGACCCGGGCCTCGCCGCGACCGGCCTCGTCGACGACGTCCGCGCGTCGCTGGCCGGCGCGGGGCTCGCGGTCGAGACCTTCTCGGACTTCACCGGCGATCCGACCGCCGCGCAGGCGGACGCCGCCGCCGCCGTGGCCCGGCGCTCGAAGGCCGCGGCCGTCGTGGCGCTCGGCGGCGGCTCCGCCCTCGACCTCGGCAAGGCCGTCGCGGCGATCGCGACCGACACGGCCCCGGCGGTCGCCTATCAGCTCTGCGAACGCGACTTCCCCGCCGCGACGCTCGCCCGCATCGCCATCCCGACCACGTCGGGCACCGGCTCGGAGGCGACCCGGACCGCCATCCTGACGCGTGCCGACAAGGCCAAGGTCTGGCTCTGGGGCGACGCCCTGAAGCCGCACGAGATCATCCTAGACCCGGAGACGACCCTCTCCCTGCCGCCCGCCCTCACCGCCCAGACCGGCATCGACGCCCTGGTCCACGCCCTGGAGGCCGCCACCAACGCCAACGCCACGCCGGCCAATCGCCTCTACGCCCACGAGGCGATCCGCCTCGCCGCCCGTCATCTGGAGCCCGCCGTAGCGGACGGGGCCAACCTGGAGGCCCGCGCCGGCCTGCAGCGGGCGGCCTGGCTCGCCGGCATCGCCATCGACAACGGCGGCACCGCCGTCGCCCACACCATCGGCCATGCCCTCGCGTCCCTGCGCCCCCTCCACCACGGCCGCTCCGTCGCCCTCGGCATGATCGCGACCCTCGACTGGAACATCGTCGACGACGACGGCCGCTTCGACGCGGCGGCGCGCGCCATGGGCCTCGGCGCGGCCCGGGACCTGCCGGCCGCCTTCGAGCGCCTCACCCGCGGCATCGGCATCCGTGTGTCGCTCGCGGAGGAGTTCGCCGGGATCGCGCCGGAGACGCTCTCCGCCCAGATGGCGCGCCCCGAGAACGCCGCCATGCGCCATTCCAACCGCCGCCGGATCGAGGACGCCGACCTTCTCGTCTTCGCCGAACGCGTCCTGACGCAGGCGTGA
- a CDS encoding trimethylamine methyltransferase family protein has translation MASDTGEGISAGAGERGRRRGREERQRSRPAEVRKPQPRLPFAPVPAVSADELEAIHAASLTILEEIGMDFLHDEARAILKAEGADVDPNSKRVRFDRGLVEAKIGLAPPSFRLHARNPGRDVVFGDGHVAFASIGSTPNVADRAGGRRPGNIADYRNLIRLGQTLDAMHLWGGYPTEPADIHASVRHLDALQAMLTLSDKPIHAYSLGRERITDGIEMARIARGIDRDRLEREPSVFTIVNSSSPLRLDGPMLEGIIQMARANQVTVLTPFTLAGAMAPVTIVGAVAQQNAEALAGLVFAQSVRPGSPFMYGGFTSNVDMKSGAPAFGTPEYMKAALLGGQLARRYRVPYRSSNACAANTLDAQAAYESVFSLWGAIMGGANLIMHGAGWMEGGLHASFEKMVLDADLLGMIAEFLTPLTVDDDTLALDAVREVGPGGHFFGCAHTQARYRTAFFAPMISDWRNYETWREAGSPTAYDTAERLYRERLDTFAEPPMEPAVREELDAFVARRKAEGGAPTDF, from the coding sequence ATGGCGAGCGACACGGGTGAGGGGATTTCGGCCGGGGCGGGCGAGCGCGGGCGGCGGCGGGGGCGCGAGGAGCGGCAGAGGAGCCGTCCGGCCGAAGTGCGCAAGCCGCAGCCGCGGCTGCCCTTCGCCCCGGTGCCGGCGGTCTCGGCGGACGAGCTGGAGGCGATTCACGCCGCCTCGTTGACCATCCTGGAAGAGATCGGGATGGACTTCCTGCATGACGAGGCGCGCGCGATCCTCAAGGCGGAAGGCGCGGACGTCGACCCGAATTCGAAGCGGGTGCGTTTCGACCGGGGGCTCGTCGAGGCCAAGATCGGGCTCGCGCCGCCGAGCTTCCGGTTGCATGCGCGCAATCCCGGCCGGGACGTCGTGTTCGGCGACGGCCACGTGGCCTTCGCGTCCATCGGCTCGACGCCGAACGTGGCGGACCGGGCCGGCGGTCGGCGGCCCGGCAACATCGCCGACTACCGCAACCTGATCCGGCTCGGACAGACGCTCGACGCCATGCATCTCTGGGGCGGGTATCCGACGGAACCGGCGGACATCCACGCCTCCGTGCGGCACCTCGACGCGCTGCAGGCGATGCTGACCCTCTCGGACAAGCCGATCCACGCCTATTCGCTCGGGCGGGAGCGGATCACGGACGGCATCGAGATGGCGCGGATCGCCCGGGGCATCGACCGGGACCGGCTCGAGCGCGAGCCGTCGGTCTTCACCATCGTCAACTCGTCGTCGCCTCTCAGGCTCGACGGGCCCATGCTGGAGGGCATCATCCAGATGGCGCGGGCTAACCAGGTGACGGTGCTCACGCCCTTCACGCTGGCGGGCGCCATGGCGCCGGTGACGATCGTCGGGGCGGTCGCGCAGCAGAACGCCGAGGCCCTGGCCGGGCTGGTGTTCGCGCAGTCCGTGCGGCCCGGCTCGCCGTTCATGTACGGCGGTTTCACCTCGAACGTCGACATGAAGTCGGGGGCGCCGGCCTTCGGCACGCCGGAATACATGAAGGCCGCGCTCCTCGGCGGCCAGCTCGCCCGCCGCTACCGGGTGCCCTACCGGTCGTCGAACGCCTGTGCGGCGAACACGCTCGACGCCCAGGCGGCCTACGAGAGCGTCTTCTCGCTCTGGGGCGCGATCATGGGCGGGGCCAACCTGATCATGCACGGGGCCGGCTGGATGGAAGGCGGACTGCACGCCTCCTTCGAGAAGATGGTGCTCGACGCCGACCTCCTCGGCATGATCGCGGAATTCCTGACGCCGCTCACGGTCGACGACGACACGCTGGCGCTCGACGCCGTGCGCGAGGTCGGGCCGGGCGGGCACTTCTTCGGCTGCGCGCACACGCAGGCCCGCTACCGGACGGCCTTCTTCGCCCCGATGATTTCGGACTGGCGCAACTACGAGACCTGGCGCGAGGCCGGGTCGCCGACCGCCTACGACACGGCCGAGCGGCTCTACCGGGAGCGCCTCGACACCTTCGCGGAGCCGCCCATGGAGCCGGCCGTCCGCGAGGAACTCGACGCCTTCGTCGCCCGCCGCAAGGCCGAGGGCGGCGCGCCCACGGACTTCTGA